The Myxococcales bacterium genomic interval CCTGGCGGCCGCCGAGGGACACCCCAGCGCCGTGATGGACATGAGCTTCGCCAACCAGTCGCTGACGGTCGAATACCTGTTCGCCAAGCGGCCGGTTCTCGAAAAAACGGTCTACTCGGTGCCGCAGGACATCGACCAGGAAATCGCCCGCCTCAAGTTGAAGGCGATGGGCGTGGAAATCGACACCCTGACCGACGAGCAGGTCGCGTACCTCAATTCGTACGACATGGGCACCTGATCGTTCGGCCTTAACCCGATAACGGCACTTCCATGAAAAGATGGTTGCGCGCCATCGGCTTCTACCGCGGCTTCCTGCTGGTCAGCTTTATGCCGATGGGCCTGGGTACCGTGCTGGCCTGGCAGGCGGGCGCGCCTTTCAACGGCCGGATTTTTCTCGCCACGATGGTCGGCGTCTGGCTGCTGCATGCCGGCAGCAACCTGTTGAACGACTACTTCGACCACCTTTCGGGCACCGACGATCGCAACCCGATCCAGACGCCTTTTTCCGGCGGCACGCGGGTGATTCAGGAAGGCTTGCTGCCGCCGGCGGCCATTCGCACCGCGGGTTTCATCGCTTACGGGGCGGGGATTGTGGTTTTTCTGGCGCTGGCGCCGTGGGTCGGCTGGCGCTTGCTCGGGCTGGCCGCGTTCGGCTTGCTCGTCGGTTGGAGTTACACGGCGCAGCCGATCCGCCTGGCGTACCGCGGCTGGGGCGAGCTGTTCATCGGGCTGGTGTTCGGCCCGGCGATCGTCCTGACCGGCTACTACGTGCAGGCCCGCGAATTTTCCCTCGTCGCCGGCTGGACGGGCGCGATCCTGGGCTTGTGGACGGCGGCGATCATCACGATCAACGAACTGCCCGATTACGACGC includes:
- a CDS encoding prenyltransferase, whose protein sequence is MKRWLRAIGFYRGFLLVSFMPMGLGTVLAWQAGAPFNGRIFLATMVGVWLLHAGSNLLNDYFDHLSGTDDRNPIQTPFSGGTRVIQEGLLPPAAIRTAGFIAYGAGIVVFLALAPWVGWRLLGLAAFGLLVGWSYTAQPIRLAYRGWGELFIGLVFGPAIVLTGYYVQAREFSLVAGWTGAILGLWTAAIITINELPDYDADRQAAKRNLVVRFGRRFGLRLWAALLYVGFAALVAGIFLGVLPAGMVLGVLALPLVVRLVDGANPALDNLDDNIRVCARTIQYEIVFWALLVGGLIVGRLFGAGA